The following DNA comes from Flavisolibacter ginsenosidimutans.
CGGCACGTTTGCGGTCGCTGGCTTCAAAGGTTCCCGCACTGATCACGACGGCTTTTAATTCGTCGGGTTCTTCTTTCATCGTAAAAGAAAAGGGTTGCAGCGGCGCATCCAAATTTATCTCCTGTTCAAAGCCTTTGTAGCCGATGGCTGTAACAACCAGCAGTTTTTGTCCCTTCTCGGTTGTAATGAATTTGAAACGGCCGGTTGAATCGGCCACGCCGCCGTCGTAACTGTCTTTGACGGTAACGCTGGCGCCGGGAATGGGTTTGTTTTTGTTGTCTTTTATTTGCCCCGAAATTTCGGTTTGCGCTTTCAAAACATTTACTTGAATGAAGTAAAGCAGCAGGAAGAAAAACAGTCTCATAAACGCGGTTTCGGTACAAACATAAAGTAGTTTATATTGTAAACCAAATTTGATTTTGATAAAAAGCGGCTTGCGACCAACCTTGCAAACACAGGAAATGTAAAATGGAGAATGTAAAATCTAAACTGTAAGACGATGCCGCAAATGTTGTGACATACATTTTAGATTTTACATTCTGCGGTTTGTATTCTACACTCTTACCGTTCTCTTTGGCCTAATTTTGCCCGCAACGATTAAAGCTTTATGAATCAGCAAACGCAAAACAAAATCCGTATAGTTACCGCCGCTTCGCTTTTCGACGGCCACGATGCTGCCATCAACATCATGCGGCGCATTTTGCAAAGCAAAGGCGCCGAAATCATTCACCTTGGTCACAACCGCAGCGTACACGAAATAGTGGAATGCGCCATTGAAGAAGACGTGCAGGGCATTGCTATAACATCTTATCAAGGAGGCCATGTGGAGTTCTTTAAATACATGAAAGACCTTCTTGACGAAAACGGCTGTGGTCACATCAAAATTTTTGGAGGCGGCGGCGGCACCATTCTGCCCCAGGAAATAAAAGAGCTGCACGAATACGGTATCACCCGGATTTACTCGCCCGATGACGGCCGCAAGATGGGACTGGAAGGAATGATTGAAGACGTGATCAACCAATGTGACTTTAACCTGAACGGCAACGGCGAATACAAAGGTCCGATGTCGCTTGGCGAAGTAAAAGACGTGCGAAAAGTAGCGCGGTTAATTACAAACGCGGAGAACGGTGTTCGGTCAACGGACAACAGTCAACAATCAACGGTAAAAGCGCCGGTGTTGGGCATTACCGGAACCGGTGGCGCAGGTAAATCGTCTGTAACCGATGAAATCGTTCGCCGTTATTTGAACGCCTTTCCCGATAAAACGATTGCTGTTATTTCTGTTGATCCTTCTAAGAAAAAAACCGGCGGTGCTTTGTTAGGCGACAGGATTAGAATGAATTCAATTTCTTCTCCCCGCGCTTACATGCGATCGCTGGCAACAAGAGATTCTGAGGTGGCGTTGAGTGCACACGTTCAGGACGCATTGGACGTTTGCAAAGCTGCTGGCTTTGACTTCATCATTTTGGAAAGTGCCGGCGTTGGACAAAGTGATGCGTCAATCCTTGATTATTGCGACGTGAGCCTCTACGTGATGACGCCAGAATATGGCGCGGCTTCACAGCTTGAGAAAATCAACATGCTGGATTATGCCGATGTTGTTGCCATCAACAAATTTGACAAGGCCGGTGCGCTGGATGCGTTGGCAGATGTGCGCAAGCAATACAAACGCAACCACCAATTGTGGACGGCGAAGGAGGAAGACTTGCCAATCGTTGGAACGATTGCCGCGCAATTCAATGATGCGGGTATAAACGAATTGTTTGAAAAGTTGATGACAACCGTTGCAAAGAAAACAAGTGTAAGTTTCGGTAGCGTTGAACTGCACGCACACATCAGTGATACAACGACCAAGTCGCAGATCATTCCACCGAAACGTGTCCGTTACTTGTCGGAAATTTCGGAAAGCAACAGAGCCTACGATCAATGGGTGAACGATCAATGTGCAATTGCATCCACGCTTTATAAAATAAGCGGCAGCCTTGATGCATTAAAAGATTTTCCATTTGCCGAAGGCCGGCAAGGCTATTCAAAGGCGGTTATAGAAAAGCTCAAAGAACACTACGGCGAACAGCTTCACCCCGAATGCAAAAAATTGATTGACGAATGGCCTTCGCTTCAAAAAAAATACAGCGCCGATTTTTTTGAATACATCGTTCGCGACAAAACGATCAAGCAACCGTTAACCACAACTTCATTAAGCGGCACACGCATTCCAAAAGTTGTTCTTCCCAAATACAAAGATTGGGGCGATATTCTTCGTTGGCAGTTGCAGGAAAATATTCCCGGTGAATTTCCGTACACGGCAGGCGTGTTTGAATTGAAGCGCCAGGGCGAAGATCCAACCAGAATGTTTGCCGGCGAAGGCGGTCCCGAACGCACCAACAAACGTTTTCACTACGTGTCGCAAGGGCAACCGGCCAAGCGTTTGTCAACGGCCTTTGACAGCGTTACGCTTTATGGTGAAGACCCTGCACAGCGTCCCGATATTTACGGTAAAGTGGGCAACAGCGGCGTAAGCATCGCCACTGTTGATGACGCAAAAAAACTCTACAGCGGCTTTGATTTGTGCGATCCGAAGACTTCTGTTTCAATGACCATTAACGGTCCCGCACCAATGCTGCTGGCATTCTTTATGAACGCAGCGATTGACCAACAATGCGAGAAAAAAATTAAAGAACTGGGATTAACTGAAGAAGTAGAAAAAATTTTGCAGGAGAAGTACAAGCATGCTTCAAAACCCTTGTACTACAATCCTTCTTCGCCTGAACGTTTGCCCGAAGGCAACAACGGTCTTGGCTTGAAATTGCTTGGCTTGAGCGGTGATGAAGTGCTGCCAAAAGATGTTTATGAACAGTGCAAGAAAGAAGCTTTGCAACAGGTTCGCGGCACGGTGCAAGCCGACATTTTAAAAGAAGACCAGGCGCAAAACACCTGTATTTTTTCCACGGAGTTTGCGTTAAAATTAATGGGCGATGTGCAGGAGTATTTCATTCAAAACAAGGTTCGGAATTTTTACAGCGTTTCCATCTCGGGTTATCACATTGCCGAAGCCGGCGCCAACCCAATCACGCAGCTTGCATTTACATTGGCCAACGGTTTTACTTACGTTGAATATTACCTGAGCCGCGGAATGAACGTTGATGATTTTGCGCCCAATCTTTCCTTCTTTTTCAGCAACGGCATGGATGCGGAATACAGCGTAATTGGCCGCGTAGCACGGCGCATCTGGGCAAAAGCAATGAAGCATAAATACAAAGCGGCTGACCGTTCGCAAAAGCTGAAGTATCACATTCAAACAAGTGGTCGTTCGCTTCACGCACAGGAGATTGACTTCAACGACATTCGTACAACATTGCAAGCTTTGTATGCGATTTACGACAACTGCAACAGCCTTCACACAAACGCTTACGACGAAGCCATCACCACACCCACTGAAGAAAGCGTTCGCCGTGCAATGGCCATCCAGTTAATCATCAACCGCGAGCTCGGTTCGGCAAAAACAGAGAACTTTATTCAGGGAAGTTTTGCGATAGAAGAATTGACTGATTTGGTAGAAGAAGCCGTGCTCAAAGAATTTGACCGCATTACCGAACGCGGCGGCGTGTTGGGTGCAATGGAAAGGATGTATCAACGCAACAAAATTCAGGAAGAGAGTTTGCATTACGAGCACTTAAAACACACCGGTGAATTGCCGCTGGTTGGCGTGAATACTTTTTTAAACAAAAACGGAAGCCCCACCGTGTTGCCCGTTGAAGTCATTCGTTCCACCAAAGAAGAAAAAGAACAACAGATTGAAAACCTGCAGGCCTTTTGGAAGCGCAACGAAGACAAAAGCGAAGAGGCGCTGAAGCGCTTAAAAAATGTAGCCGTCAGCAACGGGAATTTGTTTGAAGAATTAATGGAAACCGTGAAAGTTTGTTCGCTTGGGCAAATCACACACGCTTTGTACGAAGTAGGTGGACAGTATCGCCGAAGCATGTAATCCTTCAGGTATTGAAAAGAAAAAAGAGCGGCAACACGCCGCTCTTTTTTCTTTGGTAACAAACACACGTCGCATGTTTACGCAAACAAAAAAAGCCCACCTTGCGTGGGCCTTAACGCTTACTGTTTTACACACATCTCTTTTCATCCAAAACCAAACAGCAATGTACTATTGCTTCCTTGCTTCTTATATGTCTGTTGTTCTGCGGCCAAACAAAAGGCTCAATACAAACAGCACCAAGAAAATGAAGAACAAAATTTTTGCAATACCAGCAGCACCGGCTGCAATACCACCAAAGCCAAAAATTGCGGCGATGATAGCGACGATTAAAAAGATGATTGTCCAACGTAACATAGCTAAGGGTTTTATGGTTAAAAATTGTTGTCGCATTATATAAACAAAAAAATGTGCCATAACCGCCAAATATCCTTTCAAAATGCGATGAGGTACAACGGGGCTTATCAATTTGAGGAAGGCTTACCGCAAATAGTACAACACACGAGGCTGATTGAAAAAGAAAACCGCATAGAACTCGCTTTCGCAGGCGGCTTTTGCGCAGTTGAATCATTTGTGCAACTCACAAAAAGAAAAACCCGCAGCAATGCGGGATTTATAAAAGAGTAAAATTTTTCGCGAAAAACTACCGGCGTGCTGCCAGAAAGAAAAGGCCCAAACCCAACGCAGCCGCCGCAAGTCCCGCACCTAGAAATTTTACCTTTTGTTTTGGCTGTAATCCCCATCCGCCGTGAACCGAGGTGCCGTAATCAACCGGCTCCAGCACATTGCCCGATGAATGCGGAACTTCGTCAGCGTTACGCAAATACAATTCAATTACGTTGGCCGTAATGCGTCGCGAAAGCAAAGGAGAAACCGCGTGTGCAAGCCGAAGCAGCGTTGACAAGCCTGTAATAGAAGCCGATGATTTTGGGGATTGAACAAGCTTTGTCATGGCCCGGGCAATGCGCTGCGGATCGTAAACAGGCGGCGCCGGTTTTAAAACCTTGCCCGTAAAATTGGCGGCATGTTGAATGCCGGGTGTGTCCAAAAAAGCCGGGTACAAATTGCACACGTGAATGCCGGGATAATGATGCAGTTCGCCTTGCAGTGCTTCGCCAAAACCGCGCAAGCCAAATTTGGAAGCGCTGTAAGCCGTGGCGTAGGGCACAGGATAATAGCCGCCAATGGAAATATTGTTGAGAAGAAGACCAAAGCCTTGCGCTTTAAAATGCGGCAACGCCGCGTAAGCACCGTTTATGTAGCCAATCAAATTTGTTTCAATGACTTTTTGGTGAATGGACACAGGCGTTTCGTCAAAGGCACCGGCTGCCAGCAAGCCGGCGTTGTTGATCCACACATCAATCTTGCCGCCCCAGTGTTGCGCCATTGCCGCCAGCGTGTTCATCTGTCCGGCATCGGTTACGTCAGTAGGAATCACCAAGGCATCACCGCCCAGTTCTTTGCATTCATCCGCTACTTCGCGCAGGGCTTCTTCACGTCTTGCAGCCAGCACAAGGCTTGCGCCGGCTTTTGCCATTTGCAAAGCGGCCGCTCGTCCTACGCCACTAGATGCGCCGGTTATGACGATTGTTTTTCCTTGTAATGGGAAATTCTTCCTGCGGGGGCTTGTTGCTTTGTCTGTCATTTTTTTCAATTAACCGTATGAAAAGAACGTACGTTTCAAGAAACGGATGGCCGTTTTGCTGCGGGCTCTTTTATTTGTTTTTGCAGCGCCTTCAACACTTCGTTTACAAAGTAAAGTTGGGCGTCAACGCCTTCCTTCGTGTTGGCGCGAACGATGGCTTCTTCGACTACTTTCCCCTTGTGGGCTACGGCATAAAAAGCGTGAAGTTCGTTGCCGCCTTCGGGCACTTTTGTGGCATAACCGGTAATGGCCACGCCCCAATGACTGCTAAAGAGTTGGCACACTTCCAACGCCATTGTTGCGGCCACTTGCTCCGATACGCAGTTGCAATCTTCGGCGTGAATAGGATCAACGCGAAGGTGACGGTACTTCTGTCCAAGATTGTACGCGGTAATGCCGCCGTGAAAAAAACTTGCGGCATCCGGCACGGTAGAAAAAGCGGCCTGCAAAAAACCCGACGTTACGCTCTCGGCCACGGCTATTGTTTGCCGTGTACCCAGCAAACTATCCCTGAGTTCATCCAATGCTTGTCTGTTAAACATAGTGTTTACTTTGCACAGGCATTTTCGTAAAAATTCGTGCCGCTTAACCAACATGAACAAAGATGAACTGGTAATTGCCACCATTAGCCTGGCAAGAAACCCGGAAGAAGAAAGATTGTTAAGGGCATCGCTGCCGCAGTTGGCTTCGTTGAATGTACCGGTATTTGTTAACGACGGCGGCTCTCCGCAATCTTTTCTCCACTTTCTCCGAAGCCTGCCAAATTTTATCGTTCTTCAAGCGAAAGAAAAAGGGGTGTTTGCGCAAGCCCGAAACAGTTTGCGGGAGGCCGCTAAAACAGAACGGCCTTTTATTTTTTACACCGAGCCAGACAAGGAGCAATTTTTTCGCGAAAGCCTGCCGTTGTTGTTGACGTCTGTTGAAGTTGCAGATACACTCGGTGTTTGCATGGCTTCGCGAAGCGCAAAAAGCTTTGCTACATTTCCGGCCTTTCAGCAGATGACCGAAACAACCATTAACAATTGCTGCAAAGAAAGCATTGGCGCTAAAACCGATTATTGTTACGGGCCATTTCTTCTCAACAAAAAACTTGTCTCGTTTTTAGATGCAGTAAACGAAGACATCGGATGGGGTTGGCGGCCCTTTGTGTTTAACGCAGCACATCGCCTCGGTTATAAAGTAACAACATTTGAAAAAGATTTTTTCTGCCCGGAGAATCAACGAACAGACGACGCTGCAGAACGCCTTTACCGCATGAAACAACTGGAGCAAAACATTCGGGGCCTGGTATTGTCCGCACACATTGAAATGAGCCCTGCGTGAGTGTGCCACTACCTTAACGAAGTATTTTTAGTTGGTCATCACGTCTGGTATGTTATGTGCGATTAAGCACGGTACAATTAATTTATGAAGCAGCTAAAGTTTTTAACAGGCATTGTCCTCATCGTTGCACTGGTAAGTTGCGGCAAGCCGCAGCCGCCGCAATACGCCGGCTATCAAAATTTCCGGGTAGAGAAGGCCGATCTTTCCAACAGCGTTCTTGCCTCCGACATAAAGCTCTACAACCCCAATGCGTATAATTTAAATTTAAAGTCGGCATCGCTGGATGTTTATTTCAACGATAAATTTCTCGGGCACTCGTCGCTGGATTCGCTCATTGTTTTACCGGCGAAAGACACGGCCGTTTTTCCTTTGCGCATGACCGCGTCGCCGAAAGAAATTTTGCGCAACAGTGCAAAGCTTTTGTTCAATCCCGACGTGAAGATTCGCATTACGGGTTCAGCCAAAGCCGGACGCGGCGGCTTTTACATCAACGTGCCCATTAATTACGAAGGCGTGCAGCGCATTAACCTGCGGGAACTCATCACTTCGTACAACAACGAAACAAAAGGCAAGTAAAATTTTGCAACGGTTTTCTCCCGATATTCATTCAATGGAATTCGTCATCCTGAAATCATTTACCAATTACGTAGATGCGCACATCATTCTTGGCCGCATGAAGGACGAAGGCATTGACTGTTGGTTGAAGAACGAGAATACAACGACCATTATGCCCATTTGGACAACGGCACTCGGCGGCATTCAATTGATGGTGGCCGCGGATCAGCAAAAAAAGGCAACCTACATTTTAAACACCATTGAAGAGGAGAGGCGGAAGCAAATCAGTTGCCCGCGCTGCAACAGCCAAAACGTGGAATACATTAACACCATGCGCAAACCTGTAAACTGGTTAAGCGCTGGGGTGTCTTTTCTTTTAGGCGATTACGCCGTGATGCCGGAGCAGCGCTATCATTGTTTTTCCTGCGGCAACGAATGGGAAGAGAAAGAAGTGATTGAATAAAACCAGGCTTGTTTTTTACCGTGCAATTATTTTTCCTTCGCGTCTAAAATCACCGGCGCATTTTTGCTTCCCATCATGATGATTTTTGCGTTTTGCGATTGCGCCATTTCTTTCATGGCTTTGATTTGTTCGTATTGAAGTTGTTTGTCGGTTAAGCTTTCGGAAATGATTTTTTGGTAATCGGCAATGCCTTGGGCTTCCACTCTTTTGCGGTCGGCTTCCTGTCTTTCCTTGGCCAGAATGAACTGCATTTTTTGCGATTCCTGTTCTGCCTGGATCTTTTGCTCGATGGTACTTTTAACCGTAGCGGGCAAGGTAATGTTTCGCACCAATAAATTTTCCAAAAGCAAGCCCCTGTTTTTAAAATCGGTTTCGATGCCTTTGAAGATGCGACTTTGAAACTCGTCTCTTTTTGTTGAATACAAAGCCACAGCTTCATAATAAACAGCGTTGTCGCGAATGCGTGTTCGTGAAATGGGCCGCACAATTTTATCTTCGTAATCGGCGCCGGTTTCGCGAATGAGTTTTGGCGCTTCGGAAGGAATGACGCGGTACAAAACGGTAAGGTCAATCGTTACTTCCAGCCCGTCAGACGTCAACACCCTGATTGCATCATCACCGGTCTTGTGGCCTTCATCGGTTTGACCGCTCATGGTGTAGTTCTGTGTGCGCACATCAAGCCGTTCAACGGTTACCAAAGGATTTACAAAATTCAATCCGCTGTTGAGCACTTCGGGTTGCACTTTGCCAAAGAGTTTTTTTACACCTACCTGTCCGGCATCAATTTGCACAAAGCAACTCAAAACAATGCCGAGTGCAATGAAGCCAATGCCTACGAGTTTGCCCACACGGGATGCTGAACCCAGATTGGGCGTGTTTTTAATGCTAAAGGAGACGATCAGAATGACGACACCCAGAACGAGAAACAACATGTTGTTTGGTTTAAGCACTAAAGGTAAAAGCGGAAGAGCCTTTCAGCAATGCAGCAATCAATGCTGGCAGGCTTCCACTTATCGTTAAAAAAGAAAAGAGCAACGCCGGTTGCTCTTTAAAAATTATTGCTTCGGCAAATGCTTAAAACCGTATGCCCAACGAAAGCCCGGAACGCAAACCGCCGAACGGCCCGGAAAAGGCTACCTGCACTTTGTTGGCCGAAACGTTTACGGTTTTATCAACCAGCGGAATGTCGAGATCTTCGAGTGTTTGTTTTACATCGCTTTGTTCGCCAGGCGTTAACGGTGTTGAGGGAACACCGTTGAAATTGCCGGTGCCGGAACCGTAGTGCGCACCCAATATCCACCAATCCAGGGTTATGTTTTTACCCAGGAACCATTGTGCGCCGAACATTAATCCGCCGGTATTTGCACTCAGGTCGCCGCTTAAGCTAAGGCTTCGTTGCGGTCCTGTGGGCTCGGCATAATTAACCGTAACGGTATTGGTGGCAAACCGTACGTAGCGGTAATACGGCGCAATGTAAAATCCTTTACCGTAGCCTTTGCCCAAATAAAAACGAACCTCCGGCGTAACGGCAAAATTACTCAGGCGGGCATTGTTGATAATGTCCTTTGTATCTTGATCGGAGCCGGCAACCTGGTTTATTAAAAGGCTTTTGAAAGGTAGAGATGTTTCGGGCATCAATCGTCCTCCCAGGGCAACCGAAATTCTTTTGGACAATACCCTTTCGTATTGCACCGAAATATTTTTCAGCGGCAGGGCCAACAAATCAATTTTTACGATGTCTTTTTTGTTACCGAATGCCGGGGCGCCCGACGTTTGCGCCGAAGCGGAAATGGACAAGCCCAGCAAAAGAAGAAGCAGAATGTTTTTGTTGTTCATGGTTCGAATTAAATAATTTATTGCAGCCGGCACAAGTGCTGTGCGGTTAAAGCCGCCAAAGTATTGAACAAACCGGAAAGCTAAAAGCATCAACGGTTTTTTGCCTGAATTGCCCGACGGTTTAACAACTAAAGAAGGGCGTCAATCTTTTGCGAAAGCTTGCGGTCTTTGTCGGTAACAACGTCGCCGGCATCGTGTGTGTTGAGCCAGATTTCAACGGTGTTCCAAACGTTTGTCCAGCGTGGATGATGGTTCATTTTTTCAGCGGCCAGGGCTACGCGGGTCATGAAAGCGAAGGCTTGGCTGAAGTCGTTGAACTGGAATTTGCGATACAAAGCGTTGTCCTTTTCTTCCCACATAAGGCAAGTTTTTGATTGTGAAGAACTGGTTTACCAAATTGCTCAATAGCGGTACGGACGTACAAGAGTGCGACGCAACGAAAGCTTTATAGGAGCACTTGCTCCTGGTGCCTAAAAGTTTTTCTTCTAAAAAACCAAGTGTTCTTTGTTCTTAATTTTTTCGTTGGTTAACTCCATCACCAACTGCACGCCGTTGATGGAGCGCAGCGAATAAACAAGATCGTCCACAAACTCGTTTGACACGCAATCGTCTTTCAAGAGCCACAAGAAATCAAGGTGCTTGAATTCGGGCAGCAGATATTCACCGTCGTGCTGGTTGTTGTACAAATAATGCATGAGGCAACAAGAAGGCTGTGCGTATTCGTACACCGCAAAAAAATAATTGCGGCCTTTTTTCTTGAGCTGAATCTCCAGTTCGTTGTTAATGCGGAAGTCAATGTTCATCAACTGGTTTACCTGCCAGCAAAACATGTAATCTTTAACGGGAGCCTGTATGCCGAGAAGACGCGTTTCTTCAAAGAAGCCCTCCACCATTTCTTTGTTGTCAAGTACGAATGCCATGGTTGGTGTTTTGGTTTGCAGTTAAGCTACTAAAACTCAACAGCAGTTACAAGGTTTTTTCCGTTTCTTGAATAACTCACCGTTGTTTTATCGCCTTTTTTAAACCTGCCAAGTGTTTGCATATAGGTTTCCAGTGACGGTGTTTTGTAGTTGCCAATGGCCGTGATAATGTCGCCGGCTTGTAAGCCTGCTTTCTGCGCCGGCCGGCCTTCGCTCACGCCGTCGGCGCGAACGCCTTGCCCGTTGAACGTGTAATCGGGCATGATGCCCAGCGTTACGCTGAAGCGGGCCGTCGTTGCTGTTTGTGTTTCTCTTGTTTTGCTGAAAGCGAGTTTTGCATTCGACTTGTCCACAGCTTGCAGCAAACTAAAAATGTGTTTCACAATAGCCGCTTCGCCGTTGTAGTTGATCTTGTCAAAATCATCCGACGGTTTGTGATAATCGGCATGCAAACCGGTGAAATAAAAAAGCACCGGAATATTTTTTAGATAGAAAGAGGTGTGGTCGCTTGGGCCGGTGCCGCTGCTATCGAAACGGTAAGCCGCCGCATTGTACAAAACCTGTTTGCCTTGCGGGTTGAATAACTCTCCCCAGGTTGGCGAAGTGCCGTAACCGCCGACGGTGATTGTTTTAGAGGAGTCGTTCAGGCGTCCCACCATGTCCATGTTTACCATGAAGTTTACGCTGCTTAAATCAACCGTTGGATTTTGTGTAAAATATTTTGAGCCGAAGAGTCCTAACTCTTCGCCGGAAAAAGCAATGCACAAAACGTTGTTGTTTTTAAGCGGCGAAGCTTTCAGCAACCGCGCCAGTTCAATCAAAGCAGCCGTGCCGCTGGCATTGTCGTCGGCGCCGTTATGAATTTGTTTCTCGTTGCCACGGTAGAGCGAGTTGTGATCTTCGCCGTAACCCAAGTGATCAAAGTGTGCGCCGAGGATGATTGTTTTTGCTGCGCCGTTGTCGAGGTAGCCAATTACGTTTGTGCCGCTTCGCTTTTTCTCAACCAATTCAATTTTTGCTTTCAGTTTCAAAAGCGCCGACGGATCGCCAAAATATTTTTTGGCCGCTTCTTTTGAAATGTACACAACGGGAATGGAAAGTGTTTCCGTCTTTTCGGTACCGTTAAAATGCAAGCCGTCATCCAGCTTTGATGTGTTGTAAACGAACAAAGCCGTTGCGCCTTTTCTTACCGCATCTTTTGCTCTGGCTACAAGAGTTTCGTTCAGGTCGAAATGCGGATTGTGAACGTTGCCGGCCATCGTTTCTTCCAAATCCCAAAACCAGGGTTCGCCTTTTTCCATTAAGGCAAGGGATGCAAGAGCATCTACGGTTGCGTTGGCGCTGTAAACCAGCGGAAAGAAATCCGTGCCGGCTTGCAATTCTTTTCCGTTAAGGGAAAGAGCGTTTGCGGCCGTCATCTCTTTTCCATCGGCCACCGGGAATGTTTGAAAAAATCCGTCGCTTCCTTTGGGCTGAAGCCCGGCGTTTTGAAAGGCATTACGGATGTATTCAGCAGCCAGCTTTTCGCCTTCTGTGCCCGTGCGCCGCCCTTCAAGCTTGTCACTTGCCAGGTATTCGATGTGGCTTCTTATATTCGATACCGAAGGCTCGGGCAAAGAAGTGGCCTGGCGCTGTGTGGCGCAGCCTGCGATAAAAAAAAGAGTAAGGCTGATGCTAAGGTTAAGGCTGACGTTTCGTATTGACCGGGTAAACACAAGAATAATTTTAAGAAATGAGCGGACGGCAAAAATACTTTTCCGCAAGGGTTTGCACCGGTAAAGAAGCATTTTTTTCATCCGGCATTTTTCGTTATGCTTAACACAAAACTCCCGATATCGTAAACGGTTGCGGCCGTTGCCGAGTACCTTTGCGAACCTCATCGTCGTGACAAAGAGAACCGTACATATTGCTCTCGTCGGAAATCCCAACAGCGGAAAGACGTCGTTGTTTAACGCCTTAACGGGTTTGAATCAACGTACCGGAAATTTTCCCGGCGTAACCGTGGACAAGAAAACAGGCAGCACGCCCCTTTCCGCAACATTGGTTGGTAACGTAATTGACTTGCCAGGAACTTACAGTCTTTATCCAAAACGGCTGGACGAATGGGTGAGTTATCGCGTGTTGCTCAACCAGGACAAAGACATTCGCGCCGACGTGTTTGTGGTGGTGGTGGATGCGAGCAACCTTAAACGCAACCTGCTTTTTTGTTCGCAGATCATGGACTTGAAAAAGCCGGTTGTCGTGGCCCTTACGATGGCGGACATTGCCAAGCGCAAAGGCATTGAAATAGACCTGCCGCAGTTGGAAAGAGAATTGGGCGTGCCGGTGGTTTCCATTAACCCACGAAAAGAAAAAGGCATTGCGCTTTTAAAGAAAGCCATCGAACTTACGGCATCCAATCAATACAAAATACCCGTTCGCGATTTTATCGAGAACAAAGAACTAGCTCCAGCACCCATCGAAGATTTGCGAGCGGTGCTTCCCGATGCGTCTGATTATTCGGCCATTCATTTTCTCATTAACCACGAAGAATTTGAGCTTGATAGCCGCTTGCAGGCCACCATTGAAAACATTGAAGAAAAGCATGCGTTCAATCA
Coding sequences within:
- a CDS encoding methylmalonyl-CoA mutase family protein, with product MNQQTQNKIRIVTAASLFDGHDAAINIMRRILQSKGAEIIHLGHNRSVHEIVECAIEEDVQGIAITSYQGGHVEFFKYMKDLLDENGCGHIKIFGGGGGTILPQEIKELHEYGITRIYSPDDGRKMGLEGMIEDVINQCDFNLNGNGEYKGPMSLGEVKDVRKVARLITNAENGVRSTDNSQQSTVKAPVLGITGTGGAGKSSVTDEIVRRYLNAFPDKTIAVISVDPSKKKTGGALLGDRIRMNSISSPRAYMRSLATRDSEVALSAHVQDALDVCKAAGFDFIILESAGVGQSDASILDYCDVSLYVMTPEYGAASQLEKINMLDYADVVAINKFDKAGALDALADVRKQYKRNHQLWTAKEEDLPIVGTIAAQFNDAGINELFEKLMTTVAKKTSVSFGSVELHAHISDTTTKSQIIPPKRVRYLSEISESNRAYDQWVNDQCAIASTLYKISGSLDALKDFPFAEGRQGYSKAVIEKLKEHYGEQLHPECKKLIDEWPSLQKKYSADFFEYIVRDKTIKQPLTTTSLSGTRIPKVVLPKYKDWGDILRWQLQENIPGEFPYTAGVFELKRQGEDPTRMFAGEGGPERTNKRFHYVSQGQPAKRLSTAFDSVTLYGEDPAQRPDIYGKVGNSGVSIATVDDAKKLYSGFDLCDPKTSVSMTINGPAPMLLAFFMNAAIDQQCEKKIKELGLTEEVEKILQEKYKHASKPLYYNPSSPERLPEGNNGLGLKLLGLSGDEVLPKDVYEQCKKEALQQVRGTVQADILKEDQAQNTCIFSTEFALKLMGDVQEYFIQNKVRNFYSVSISGYHIAEAGANPITQLAFTLANGFTYVEYYLSRGMNVDDFAPNLSFFFSNGMDAEYSVIGRVARRIWAKAMKHKYKAADRSQKLKYHIQTSGRSLHAQEIDFNDIRTTLQALYAIYDNCNSLHTNAYDEAITTPTEESVRRAMAIQLIINRELGSAKTENFIQGSFAIEELTDLVEEAVLKEFDRITERGGVLGAMERMYQRNKIQEESLHYEHLKHTGELPLVGVNTFLNKNGSPTVLPVEVIRSTKEEKEQQIENLQAFWKRNEDKSEEALKRLKNVAVSNGNLFEELMETVKVCSLGQITHALYEVGGQYRRSM
- a CDS encoding DUF1328 family protein, whose translation is MAHFFVYIMRQQFLTIKPLAMLRWTIIFLIVAIIAAIFGFGGIAAGAAGIAKILFFIFLVLFVLSLLFGRRTTDI
- a CDS encoding SDR family oxidoreductase, yielding MTDKATSPRRKNFPLQGKTIVITGASSGVGRAAALQMAKAGASLVLAARREEALREVADECKELGGDALVIPTDVTDAGQMNTLAAMAQHWGGKIDVWINNAGLLAAGAFDETPVSIHQKVIETNLIGYINGAYAALPHFKAQGFGLLLNNISIGGYYPVPYATAYSASKFGLRGFGEALQGELHHYPGIHVCNLYPAFLDTPGIQHAANFTGKVLKPAPPVYDPQRIARAMTKLVQSPKSSASITGLSTLLRLAHAVSPLLSRRITANVIELYLRNADEVPHSSGNVLEPVDYGTSVHGGWGLQPKQKVKFLGAGLAAAALGLGLFFLAARR
- a CDS encoding CinA family protein, whose amino-acid sequence is MFNRQALDELRDSLLGTRQTIAVAESVTSGFLQAAFSTVPDAASFFHGGITAYNLGQKYRHLRVDPIHAEDCNCVSEQVAATMALEVCQLFSSHWGVAITGYATKVPEGGNELHAFYAVAHKGKVVEEAIVRANTKEGVDAQLYFVNEVLKALQKQIKEPAAKRPSVS
- a CDS encoding LEA type 2 family protein; amino-acid sequence: MKQLKFLTGIVLIVALVSCGKPQPPQYAGYQNFRVEKADLSNSVLASDIKLYNPNAYNLNLKSASLDVYFNDKFLGHSSLDSLIVLPAKDTAVFPLRMTASPKEILRNSAKLLFNPDVKIRITGSAKAGRGGFYINVPINYEGVQRINLRELITSYNNETKGK
- a CDS encoding putative signal transducing protein: MEFVILKSFTNYVDAHIILGRMKDEGIDCWLKNENTTTIMPIWTTALGGIQLMVAADQQKKATYILNTIEEERRKQISCPRCNSQNVEYINTMRKPVNWLSAGVSFLLGDYAVMPEQRYHCFSCGNEWEEKEVIE
- a CDS encoding prohibitin family protein; translated protein: MLFLVLGVVILIVSFSIKNTPNLGSASRVGKLVGIGFIALGIVLSCFVQIDAGQVGVKKLFGKVQPEVLNSGLNFVNPLVTVERLDVRTQNYTMSGQTDEGHKTGDDAIRVLTSDGLEVTIDLTVLYRVIPSEAPKLIRETGADYEDKIVRPISRTRIRDNAVYYEAVALYSTKRDEFQSRIFKGIETDFKNRGLLLENLLVRNITLPATVKSTIEQKIQAEQESQKMQFILAKERQEADRKRVEAQGIADYQKIISESLTDKQLQYEQIKAMKEMAQSQNAKIIMMGSKNAPVILDAKEK